In the genome of Drosophila yakuba strain Tai18E2 chromosome 3R, Prin_Dyak_Tai18E2_2.1, whole genome shotgun sequence, one region contains:
- the LOC6536923 gene encoding uncharacterized protein LOC6536923 produces the protein MEAVDRVNNQPNRINKEMAANGAAENPNQGKVTSKGAADLFNAKVNQQQKKSGQDAKGIQLSGSVRRRRRNSHLDPYVCNECHQYVRGGVVTICGHLFCWTCLWPKLSGTPMPSCPLCLRHLVMHEDILPFHGEGPHAHQRDGNVPAQPGSVPRPTGMYLCCDSEYPSWFTVNDPEHGSASILCEESSIEKDLYCVLRLLPMLYHKIGAQIGFLRWFQLGCVLTIFLLWFAMSLI, from the exons ATGGAGGCTGTTGATCGAGTAAATAATCAACCAAATCgtataaataaagaaatggcTGCGAATGGGGCTGCCGAGAATCCTAATCAAG GTAAGGTGACTTCAAAGGGTGCAGCAGACTTGTTCAACGCAAAAGTCaatcagcagcagaagaaaagTGGCCAAGATGCCAAAGGGATCCAGTTGTCTGGAAGTGTCCGTCGTCGTCGCAGGAATTCGCATCTGGATCCCTATGTGTGCAATGAGTGCCACCAGTATGTGCGTGGTGGTGTAGTCACCATCTGTGGCCATTTGTTTTGCTGGACTTGCCTGTGGCCCAAATTAAGTGGTACTCCAATGCCGAGCTGTCCACTCTGTCTACGCCATTTGGTCATGCACGAGGACATCCTGCCCTTCCACGGAGAGGGACCCCATGCCCATCAGAGGGACGGTAATGTCCCGGCCCAGCCTGGCTCAGTGCCTCGTCCAACGGGAATGTACCTCTGCTGCGACTCGGAGTACCCCAGCTGGTTCACGGTCAACGATCCCGAACATGGGTCGGCATCGATTTTATGTGAAGAGAGCAGCATAGAGAAAGATCTCTACTGCGTCCTTAGACTTCTGCCAATGTTGTACCACAAGATCGGAGCTCAGATTGGTTTTCTCAGATGGTTCCAGTTGGGATGTGTGTTGACCATATTTCTGCTATGGTTCGCAATGTCTCTGATCTAA